CGTGCATCTGGGTCAAATGTGGTCACTCTGTAGGAGATGTACACACAAGTGGCAGATACAAAAGAAATGGTTACCACTATCAGATGAGACACACAAGTAGCAGCAGCTTTCAGTCTTTCAGCTGAGCCCATTTTCCTGATGGTTTTCCCAATTAACACATATGATGCCAGAATTAGCAGGAAAGTAGACAGAAGGGCAAATAAAGCAAAAGTTAGTGATACAATGCTATTTCTTGTAATGTCAGTGCATGCCAGGCGCACAAGTGAGGTATGATCACACAAGATATGCTTAACTATGTTTGGTCCACAGAAGGGTAGTGGCAAAGCTAAAATCAGGGAAGTGAAAGGAATAAACCACCCAAAGACCCATGCTGAAAATATAAGCAAATAACGAACCTTTCTGGTCATGATTGATGTGTAGCGTAAAGGGTTACAGATGGCTAAATATCGGTCAAAAGCCATCACTGTTAACAAAGCACGTCCAGTTACACCCATGGAGAGGAAAATATACATTTGTGCAAAACAGCCTGCTTTGGAAATGGTTTTGACCTCCACTAGAAATCCTGAAAGCATGTTGGGAATTGTTGTTGATGTATAGATTATATCAGAGAAGGATAGATTGTGGAGAAAAAAGTACATGGGTGAATTCAGTTTGGGGTCTGTTCTGACCAGATATATAATCATACTGTTTCCAACCAGTATAAGAACATACATTGTCAAGAACACAGGAAACAGAATCAATTTTCTGTCTTTGAATCCCTCTATGATGAAAAATGATACTTGTTCAGTCGCATTCATTTTAGAGGATTGGCAACTGTGCAGAAAAagagaacaacaaaaaagacaTAAGAATAAGAAAGCACATTTTAGAATTacacagagtgtgttactgaaaTATAGCTGCTATTAAAAAAGCTTCTTGGAAGTCTGACAAAAAAACTGTGAATAGAAAAAAAGGAAGTGTGGTAGTTTCTGAAATGTGTACCCCTTACAGTTGTTGAAAACCAAAGAATCAACGTATGTGTGAGATCTTAAATACACAAATCAAAACAAAGGTGTTCTATTATCTTAATTGGTTGCCAAGAGCAGAGTGTTTGTTTTCCTTCATATCAATTAAATGCTATCCCAGGACCAATTAAAAGGTTTTCCTTGTTTATATGTTTTTCACAGAGTAATTACACAAGGATAATCACCTCTCCTGGAATGAAATTTGAATCTTGGATATTAATTGCATAGTTACATCCAGTAAAAGGGAGTCACCTGTACTACAACATTTACCTAAAGGTTTAATgtatttcatgtattttttCAGAGATCCACTGCAAATGTAgttaatatttctattttaaataatacattaagaTCACAAATAATAATTCAACTTCCAAGTTGATAGCTAGAAGATAGTCATACTAAACCTTTGCTTCTCTGAGTATGTTCAAATAATGATACTATACTTTTACAAAAATTGGTTAGTGAGGTTAAGTACTTGCTCATGGGTGTGCATGGGTTTTGGTTGCTTAACCCCTGGCCAGATTTTATGGTGGTTTTAATTGTACTGTAGGTTTGAGCACCAGGGAATAGGAAaagtcagtaaaaaaaaaaaaagttaacatGACTGTTTTATGCCATAACCATAACATAAAAGGCATTTTTTCAGGATGCAAGGTTTGTAACATATGCACTGTACTGTCAAATCAATTTTCTCAATTAATCTGGATTCAAAGTTTCAACAAACCAGTGTTTCAGAAGAGCTCATGCCATTGTAAAAGGCATTTGATTCTTAGTTGGTACAGCAACAGTTAATTTTTCACAAGCACTGTATAATCCAGCAGTGAATGTCTTTTTCTGCAGTCAGATAACAGTTCATATTTCAGAGTAGTAAGCATTCCTTGTGATTTTGGCACCATCTAGTGGTTTTCCGCAAAGACCAAAGCACAGAGTATGTCTCTGTAGAGATACATGTCCTGTTGAGAGGAATTCAAAGCATTTAAGACATTTGAAATGAAAATTGCTATttcagttattttgtattagacAACCAAAAGGCAACTAAACAAATCTGGTTTAACCTGTGACAATAATGATACCTTTTTACTCTACATAACAGTTGTCAGGTAAAGAATGCAGATCCAGTGAATcataaatgttatatttatatttattataccaATGGAATGAGACAATACATAACAAATTTAATTAATCTGTTTGTTTAAAGCAAGTTAGAGTAATTGATGTACATTGACAAATCTATGTACCAAAGTGAGttattttaataaactgttgTGAGCTGGCAAATTTATTGGACACATATGTTGAGTCAATGCAACTTTGTTGAATAAAATTTAACTTATTTCTTGTTACCTCAGTAGTcacttatttttatattgtttattgtgTGCTTATTGTGTTACCTTAACCCGGCCTACATTCTCTTACCTGTTCATCTTTCTTATAAACCTTGGATAAGTGCCTAACCATGTTTTAACTaaagtccaagaagtatttttttgaattctttaaaat
This sequence is a window from Salminus brasiliensis chromosome 18, fSalBra1.hap2, whole genome shotgun sequence. Protein-coding genes within it:
- the LOC140539614 gene encoding olfactory receptor 6N1-like — its product is MNATEQVSFFIIEGFKDRKLILFPVFLTMYVLILVGNSMIIYLVRTDPKLNSPMYFFLHNLSFSDIIYTSTTIPNMLSGFLVEVKTISKAGCFAQMYIFLSMGVTGRALLTVMAFDRYLAICNPLRYTSIMTRKVRYLLIFSAWVFGWFIPFTSLILALPLPFCGPNIVKHILCDHTSLVRLACTDITRNSIVSLTFALFALLSTFLLILASYVLIGKTIRKMGSAERLKAAATCVSHLIVVTISFVSATCVYISYRVTTFDPDARLVIAVLYSVLTPLLNPFIYSLRNKELQDAMKRAFCRSSTASNLVKKTVPSVAS